The following proteins come from a genomic window of Paramicrobacterium humi:
- the gyrB gene encoding DNA topoisomerase (ATP-hydrolyzing) subunit B gives MSSEPQNGAGDNEYGADAIQVLEGLEAVRKRPGMYIGSTGPRGLHHLVSEIVDNSVDEALAGYCDTIHVTILEDGAVRVVDNGRGIPVDIHEREGISTVQLVLTVLHAGGKFGGGGYAVSGGLHGVGSSVVNALSSRLDVEVKRQGNVYTQTYHDGVPDAPLHMGEETDETGTTITFWPNADIFETVEFDYDTLRTRFQQMAFLNKGLKITLRDERPAHELDEPDPSTGVMNVVDPEAEGVDVNTETPAERKIPHEIFLYERGLVDYVTYLNRGKRGDIVNEEIISFESEDPERKIALEVAMQWTTAYTESVHTYANTINTHEGGTHEEGFRAALTTLVNRYARDKGILKDKDDNLSGEDVREGLTAVVSVKLGEPQFEGQTKTKLGNTEAKAFVQKVVGDQLGDWFDRNPVQAKEIIRKAIQASTARLAARKARETARRKGLLEGGGMPGKLKDCQSKDPTISEIFLVEGDSAGGSATQGRNPNTQAILSLRGKVLNVEKARLDRALGNAEIQAMITAFGTGIGEDFDGDKARYHKIILMADADVDGQHITTLLLTLLFRYMRPLIEMGYVYLAQPPLYRIKWSNAPHEYVYSDAERDALLRDGAAQGKRIPKDNAIQRYKGLGEMDYKELWETTMDPETRTLLQVTLDDAAAADEIFSILMGEDVESRRNFIQKNAKDVRFLDI, from the coding sequence ATGTCATCAGAACCGCAGAACGGCGCAGGCGACAACGAATACGGCGCAGATGCCATTCAGGTTCTCGAAGGACTCGAAGCCGTACGCAAGCGCCCTGGAATGTACATCGGATCCACGGGTCCCCGCGGACTGCACCACTTGGTGTCAGAGATCGTCGACAACTCCGTCGACGAGGCGCTTGCCGGTTATTGCGACACCATCCACGTGACGATCCTCGAGGATGGCGCCGTGCGCGTCGTCGACAACGGCCGCGGCATCCCCGTCGACATCCACGAGCGTGAGGGAATCTCGACCGTGCAGCTCGTGCTGACGGTCCTGCACGCCGGCGGAAAGTTCGGAGGCGGCGGGTACGCGGTGTCCGGTGGCCTTCACGGTGTCGGCAGCTCGGTCGTCAATGCGCTCTCGAGCCGGCTCGACGTCGAGGTCAAGCGACAGGGAAACGTCTACACGCAGACGTACCACGACGGCGTACCGGATGCTCCTCTTCACATGGGCGAGGAAACGGACGAGACGGGGACCACGATCACGTTCTGGCCCAACGCCGACATCTTCGAGACCGTCGAGTTCGACTACGACACCCTGCGGACGCGCTTCCAGCAGATGGCCTTCCTCAACAAGGGCCTCAAGATCACGCTCCGCGACGAGCGACCTGCTCACGAGCTCGACGAGCCCGACCCGAGCACGGGCGTTATGAACGTTGTGGACCCCGAGGCCGAGGGGGTCGACGTCAACACCGAGACGCCGGCCGAGCGCAAGATCCCGCACGAGATCTTCCTCTACGAACGCGGACTCGTCGACTACGTGACCTACCTCAACCGCGGCAAGCGCGGCGACATCGTGAACGAAGAGATCATCTCGTTCGAGAGCGAAGACCCAGAGCGCAAGATCGCCCTCGAGGTCGCGATGCAGTGGACGACCGCGTACACCGAGAGCGTGCACACCTACGCGAACACCATCAACACCCACGAGGGCGGAACCCACGAAGAGGGCTTCCGGGCTGCACTGACGACACTCGTGAACCGGTACGCCCGTGACAAGGGAATCCTGAAGGACAAGGACGACAACCTCTCGGGGGAGGACGTGCGCGAGGGCCTTACCGCCGTCGTGTCGGTGAAGCTCGGTGAGCCGCAGTTCGAGGGCCAGACGAAGACCAAGCTCGGCAACACCGAGGCGAAGGCGTTCGTGCAGAAGGTCGTCGGCGACCAGCTCGGCGACTGGTTCGACCGCAACCCCGTGCAGGCGAAGGAGATCATCCGCAAGGCGATCCAGGCCTCGACGGCTCGACTTGCGGCGCGGAAGGCGCGCGAGACGGCCCGGCGCAAGGGACTGCTTGAGGGCGGCGGCATGCCCGGCAAGCTCAAGGACTGCCAGTCGAAGGATCCGACGATCAGCGAGATCTTCCTCGTCGAGGGCGACTCCGCCGGCGGGTCGGCGACGCAGGGCCGCAATCCGAACACGCAGGCGATCCTCTCACTGCGCGGAAAGGTGCTCAATGTCGAGAAGGCGCGGCTCGATCGGGCTCTCGGCAACGCCGAGATCCAGGCGATGATCACGGCCTTCGGCACCGGGATCGGCGAGGACTTCGACGGCGACAAGGCCCGGTACCACAAGATCATCCTGATGGCCGACGCCGACGTCGACGGCCAGCACATCACCACGCTGCTGCTGACTCTGCTGTTCCGCTACATGCGGCCGCTCATCGAGATGGGGTACGTGTACCTCGCGCAGCCGCCGCTCTACCGCATCAAGTGGTCGAATGCTCCGCACGAGTACGTGTATTCGGATGCCGAGCGCGACGCGCTTCTGCGCGACGGCGCCGCTCAGGGCAAGCGCATCCCCAAGGACAACGCGATCCAGCGTTACAAGGGCCTTGGCGAGATGGACTACAAGGAGCTCTGGGAGACCACGATGGACCCCGAGACCCGGACACTGCTGCAGGTGACGCTCGACGATGCGGCAGCAGCTGACGAGATCTTCTCCATTCTGATGGGCGAGGACGTCGAGTCCCGCCGCAACTTCATCCAGAAGAACGCGAAGGACGTGCGATTCCTTGACATCTAA
- a CDS encoding DUF721 domain-containing protein, whose product MPEEEFETESSRVYHRLKAMFGGRTSGARRGKRRDSEGSSVPFGSGREPKGLGDVVSALTSQLGWDSPLAQSELILKWDEIAGADTAAHSEPLGIERGVLTVRCESTAWATQLRLMRVEIMNRIAVSFPDAGIDSIRFQGPNVPSFKRGPRSVQGRGVRDTYG is encoded by the coding sequence ATGCCTGAGGAGGAATTCGAGACCGAATCGTCCCGCGTGTATCACCGGCTCAAGGCGATGTTCGGCGGGCGCACCTCGGGAGCGCGTCGCGGCAAGCGACGCGACAGTGAGGGATCGAGTGTTCCGTTCGGATCCGGACGGGAGCCCAAGGGTCTCGGCGACGTGGTCAGCGCCCTCACCTCTCAATTGGGCTGGGACTCGCCGCTGGCCCAATCGGAGCTCATCCTGAAGTGGGATGAGATCGCCGGTGCGGACACCGCGGCGCACTCCGAACCGCTCGGCATCGAGCGAGGTGTGCTCACCGTGCGGTGCGAGTCCACGGCCTGGGCGACGCAATTGCGGCTCATGCGCGTGGAGATCATGAACCGCATCGCCGTGAGCTTCCCCGACGCGGGCATCGACAGCATCCGATTTCAGGGACCCAACGTCCCGTCATTCAAACGCGGTCCCAGATCGGTTCAGGGCCGCGGCGTGCGGGATACTTACGGATAA